A single region of the Vicia villosa cultivar HV-30 ecotype Madison, WI linkage group LG4, Vvil1.0, whole genome shotgun sequence genome encodes:
- the LOC131596601 gene encoding probable LRR receptor-like serine/threonine-protein kinase At2g16250 gives MKMKSGITVTFVMVLFLLVELTLSLSSRTERLALLELRSSLGIRAKNWPIKTEPCRNWTGVECNNSRVVGINVSGLKRTHKGRLTPNFEVDSLANFTLLESFNASGFMLNGSIPDWFGERLGALKKLDLGSCSISGVIPDSLGGLSSLKFLLLSGNNLTSRVPSSLGGLSSLSILDLSGNLFSGSIPESFSNLGNLTNLDLSNNYLSGSIPSELGVLSNLQILNLSNNAFTASVPSQLGNLSKLVELDLSVNSLSGPLPRSLFSSRFFVIQVMILSRNSIDGDLPDAIWSMPRLHLFDVSGNSLTGPLPNLSGLNVSSNGGGVFNLSNNFFYGPVNGSTDKIKMIDLSGNYLDGDVPDGLSNVTLDRNCLQKISNQRNLKECRMFYAQKNVTFDYGKHETEKKKRVIFILAGIFGGLGFIVLLVLVLILVLKQCHKSKDMEIERGTTNGGPVTEGESPTPKDPVFVTAVGESFTFEQILHFTGNFDEANLIKHGHSGVFFFGVLDSGVTVVVKRVDLSLFKRESYIAELGLLSKVSHARLVPILGQCMDNEKDKCIVYKYMINGDLAASLHRVSGSDGKLQSLDWITRLKIATGAAEGLAYLHDCSPPLVHRDIRASSILLDDKFEVRLGSLSEVAAQEDFHQNVVSRVFSKPLSSNQGNSGTSSVTCAYDIYCFGKILLELVTGNIDISESDDATTKDWIEQTLNYITIFDKERLAKIVDPSLIVDDDLLEEVWAMAIVAKSCLNPKASKRPPMKHVLKALENPLKIVREESFSSAKLRTTSSNRSWSTAFFGSWRHSSSDSGATATNREGSSGIKQTGRVSSHGSGGHDHSSSNKRSSNEIFPEPMGMQDLENGELR, from the exons ATGAAAATGAAGAGTGGAATAACAGTGACTTTTGTTATGGTGTTGTTTTTGTTGGTGGAGTTAACATTGAGTTTGAGTTCAAGAACTGAAAGGTTAGCGTTATTGGAGCTTCGGTCATCGTTGGGTATAAGGGCGAAAAATTGGCCTATTAAAACTGAACCGTGTCGAAACTGGACTGGTGTTGAATGCAATAACAGTCGAGTTGTTGGTATCAACGTGTCCGGGTTGAAGAGAACTCACAAGGGTCGTCTTACGCCGAATTTTGAAGTGGATTCTCTGGCAAATTTCACGCTATTGGAGTCTTTCAATGCTTCTGGTTTCATGCTTAACGGGTCTATACCAGATTGGTTTGGTGAGAGACTTGGTGCACTCAAAAAGCTTGATTTGGGGTCTTGTTCAATATCTGGTGTGATTCCTGATTCACTTGGTGGTTTGAGTAGTTTGAAGTTTTTGTTACTTTCAGGAAATAATCTTACTAGTAGAGTCCCTTCAAGTTTGGGGGGCTTATCTAGTCTTTCTATTCTTGACCTCTCTGGGAATTTGTTTTCAGGATCAATACCTGAATCTTTCTCTAATCTTGGTAACCTTACAAACCTGGATCTTTCTAATAATTACTTATCTGGGTCTATTCCATCGGAACTCGGTGTCCTTTCAAATCTCCAAATTTTGAACCTGTCTAATAACGCCTTCACTGCTTCGGTTCCTTCTCAGCTAGGCAATCTTTCAAAATTGGTTGAGCTTGATCTTAGTGTGAATTCTCTTTCCGGGCCATTGCCGCGTAGTTTGTTTTCTTCTAGATTTTTCGTCATTCAAGTTATGATTTTAAGTCGAAATTCAATCGATGGTGATCTTCCTGATGCTATATGGTCAATGCCTAGATTGCACTTATTTGATGTATCAGGCAACAGTCTCACTGGTCCACTGCCGAATTTGTCTGGTTTAAATGTTAGCTCAAACGGTGGCGGCGTATTCAATTTATCGAACAATTTTTTCTATGGACCTGTGAATGGTTCGACGGACAAGATTAAAATGATTGATTTGTCTGGAAATTATTTGGATGGCGATGTGCCAGATGGTCTTAGTAATGTTACTCTAGATAGAAATTGCCTACAGAAGATTTCAAACCAGAGGAATTTGAAAGAGTGTAGAATGTTTTATGCCCAGAAAAATGTAACCTTTGATTATGGTAAGCATGAGACAGAAAAAAAGAAACGAGTAATATTCATACTGGCAGGTATATTTGGTGGATTGGGATTTATTGTGCTACTGGTATTGGTCCTGATATTGGTTCTAAAACAATGTCATAAAAGTAAAGATATGGAAATTGAAAGAGGGACCACAAATGGGGGACCTGTTACAGAAGGGGAAAGTCCTACACCTAAGGATCCTGTTTTCGTAACAGCTGTCGGAGAATCGTTTACTTTCGAACAAATACTCCATTTTACTGGAAATTTCGATGAAGCAAACTTAATAAAACATGGTCATTCTGGAGTCTTTTTCTTCGGAGTTTTGGACAGTGGAGTAACTGTTGTTGTCAAAAGGGTAGATTTAAGTTTATTTAAGAGAGAATCTTACATTGCAGAGTTGGGATTGTTAAGCAAGGTTTCGCATGCAAGATTGGTCCCAATTCTAGGACAGTGCATGGATAATGAGAAGGATAAATGTATAGTTTACAAGTATATGATAAATGGAGATTTGGCTGCTTCCTTACATAGAGTCAGTGGTTCAGATGGGAAGTTGCAGTCCCTGGATTGGATCACAAGATTGAAAATTGCAACAGGAGCTGCTGAAGGCCTGGCTTACTTACATGATTGCAGCCCTCCTCTTGTTCACAG AGATATCCGAGCCAGTAGTATACTTCTCGATGATAAATTTGAAGTGCGGCTTGGAAGTTTAAGTGAGGTTGCTGCCCAAGAAGATTTTCATCAGAATGTTGTGTCAAGAGTTTTCAGCAAGCCACT ATCTTCTAATCAAGGCAATTCTG GTACATCATCTGTGACGTGTGCTTATGATATCTACTGTTTTGGGAAGATTTTACTCGAGCTTGTTACCGGTAATATCGACATCAGCGAATCAGATGATGCAACCACAAAGGATTGGATAGAGCAAACCTTGAATTACATCACCATATTCGATAAAGAACGGTTGGCTAAGATCGTTGACCCGTCTTTGATAGTGGATGACGACTTATTGGAAGAGGTATGGGCTATGGCAATCGTGGCCAAGTCGTGCCTTAATCCTAAAGCTTCCAAACGACCTCCAATGAAACATGTCCTCAAAGCACTTGAAAATCCATTGAAGATTGTGAGAGAAGAAAGCTTTAGTTCAGCGAAATTGAGAACAACTTCGTCGAATAGATCGTGGAGCACTGCGTTCTTTGGTAGCTGGAGACACAGCTCATCAGACAGTGGTGCAACTGCAACCAATAGAGAGGGTTCTAGTGGCATTAAACAAACAGGAAGAGTAAGTTCTCATGGTAGTGGTGGACATGATCATTCATCTTCGAATAAAAGGTCATCCAATGAAATATTCCCGGAACCGATGGGAATGCAAGACTTGGAGAATGGAGAGTTAAGATGA